Proteins encoded in a region of the Elizabethkingia bruuniana genome:
- a CDS encoding pseudouridine synthase: MSRERKNFSDRQKNGKPGERKTSFDKTSRSASDSKRGGGKTFDSRDKYEKGDRKFGGPKSFKRPFDRKAEHDEKIKGYILKRKFDKLANKPEKETIRLNKYIANSGICSRREADDLITQGLVEVNGKVVTEMGYQVQKTDRVVFDGQGITPEKPVYVLLNKPKGYLSTTKDEKARKTVMDLVANASPYRLFPVGRLDRQTTGVILLTNDGHMTKKLTHPSFGMKKIYHVVLDRKLSIEDLQAIREGIRLEEGVAEVDNISFIEGKPKTEVGIEIHIGWNRVVRRIFQRLGYEVESLDRVMFAGLTKKNVKRGHWRILTEQEVNNLKML; the protein is encoded by the coding sequence ATGAGCAGAGAACGTAAAAATTTTTCAGACAGACAGAAAAACGGAAAACCAGGAGAGAGAAAAACTTCTTTTGACAAAACTTCCCGCTCTGCATCCGACTCAAAGAGAGGTGGTGGTAAAACTTTCGATTCCAGAGATAAATACGAAAAAGGTGATCGCAAATTTGGCGGACCTAAATCATTCAAAAGACCTTTTGACAGGAAAGCTGAGCATGATGAGAAAATCAAAGGTTATATCCTGAAGAGAAAGTTTGATAAGCTAGCCAATAAGCCTGAAAAAGAAACCATACGTCTTAATAAATATATTGCAAATTCAGGAATTTGCAGCCGTCGTGAAGCAGATGATCTTATTACACAAGGTTTGGTAGAAGTAAATGGTAAAGTAGTTACTGAAATGGGTTACCAGGTTCAGAAAACAGACAGAGTTGTTTTCGACGGACAGGGTATTACTCCGGAAAAACCAGTATATGTATTACTAAATAAGCCAAAAGGTTATCTTTCTACAACGAAAGATGAGAAAGCACGTAAGACAGTAATGGATCTGGTAGCGAATGCATCTCCATACAGACTATTCCCTGTGGGGCGTTTGGACAGACAAACGACTGGTGTTATCTTGTTAACCAATGACGGACACATGACTAAAAAACTTACGCACCCATCATTCGGGATGAAGAAGATATATCATGTTGTATTGGACAGAAAACTTTCTATTGAAGATCTTCAGGCAATTCGTGAAGGTATTCGTCTTGAGGAAGGTGTTGCAGAGGTAGATAATATTTCTTTTATTGAAGGAAAACCTAAAACAGAAGTTGGTATAGAAATCCACATCGGATGGAACAGGGTTGTACGTCGTATCTTCCAAAGATTGGGCTACGAAGTTGAAAGCTTGGACAGAGTAATGTTTGCAGGTCTTACCAAGAAGAATGTAAAAAGAGGGCATTGGAGAATCCTTACAGAACAGGAGGTTAATAATCTAAAAATGCTTTAA